In Conger conger chromosome 5, fConCon1.1, whole genome shotgun sequence, the DNA window AAGGCTTCACATTTAGGGGTTTATTTTACTGATCAGCTTTTTGTCAAGGTATTTGAGCAGATCATGGCAAGGCAGAAAAGCACATTTAATATAGAAATGACTTAATTTCAATTTATTATTTCACCTTTGGAAAAAAACCAAACAGTACAATGTCATCCGCAATAAGAAAACTACACAagtaaagaaaacattttaaaaacagatcTCTAGTAGTAAATTGTTCTAAAATGTAAGCTACTGGCTTGGCGATTGTGGTCATGGcatgactgggggggggggggggggggggtgggctcaGGGGAGCTCCTTTGTAGTCAATTTTGACTGAATGTACAGCTCTCAAGGTATGCCCAGAGCTTGCTACAGTCAGAAGTACCCCTCCATTTCACTCAAGGACATGCGAGTAGCCCCAATCTAACACTCTTATAAAATCTAAATAAGCTGCAATATTAAACCCAATATTCAGAAGTGATCTAGCAGCAGGAAGTGGTCAGCACATAGCTCAGCTATGGAAGTCCGATACTAGTTTTAGAATGCAGGGCATCAAGTGATCAAATGTCCCTCTCGATAAAAGCGAGGTttacagaggcagagagaaccaCTTTGAAGATTCTTTAGTTCTTGGGGATTCCTGCGACAATCTCTGACTCAATGCCACAGTGGTCTTCCCCACGCAGGATTTTGAAGAAGCCTGAAATTAAAGGATGTAAAGGACAGGCCACTCAAATtctcactgcactgacacattCGTTTTGTGCATCATTACCCCATTGTCTGTATTCTTCTGTGGCCCACCCCAAAGTTGATGaatttgcaataaaataaaacaaaattagcTGGCCATCAGAAGGAACCAATGCTTACCATTGTCACCCCAGTCAGTGTTCCAGGAGTTAGTAGCCAGCCAGTAGGGGGTACCATTTTCCTCCCCCCAGCCCAGGATTTTGATGGCATGGCCACCTAGGGGTGATCCAGTGACATGTTGATAGACAcctgcagagagaaaaaaatatataaaaaataaaaaattgtttatGTATAGACCCCTCGCCCCTTAGATGCCTGCTTGAGACCTCCCTGggtcttgtgtgtgtggtaaacATAAGGCAATACAAGAACCTTCCCAATGGTTTAACACTTATGCAAGCTCACCAGTCTTGTACAACAGGAAGTCATCATAGACAGTGAAGGCAGCCTCTGCCGGGCCGTTCTTGTACAGTTCAGCCATTATCTGCCGCTGTTCAGAGGGAACACGGTAGGAACGCTTTCctgcaggagaaaaaaaaaaaaaaaaaaaaaaaaaaaaagcagattaGCATTTCAGAGCCAACTAGCACCAATTATGGGATCCAGGAAGATTCATTGTTTAATCTCAAATACAATGGAGCTCAGAAAACAGTAAATCTGCTTATTGTATGCAGAGCTTTCACCCCTGTCCAAGTGCAGCCActcaccatagtgtttgtcctGCTTGTAGGAAGGGGTGTACCCATCCTCACACTGAGGCACACATTTGGGTGTGTCACCACCTTCACCAGTGCAGGGTGGGCGTGTCCCATTCACATGATGTTCACATGGAGCAATAGAATATGGCCGGCACCCTAAAACCAAAAATGTTCAGCACAAAAAGGATTAAGGAAGACAATTCTAAAAATGCAGGTTCCGTAGATATCTAAAGGCAGTGATATTCTGCAAGTGTTTTCCCAAGATGGGGCAGTGTCATTTTGGTGTGCCAAAACTTCTCCAAATGGTCTATTTTAGATAATGTTGTGAACAAGTTTGACATCTTAAGTTGACTCAATCACTTATTTTGAAAACCTAATTTCTAATGTTTGGTGGGCCTGGCTCAGGAGCGGAACATGAATGATGTAAAACAATTTCATCTTGAATCAAACTGCTGAACTTTGTCACCAGGGATAATCTTTGCATAAAATAGGCCACATTCAGTAGCATAAGGTTATTCCATACTCTAAGTTTTAGAAACGCCAATATTCTAGTACAGCAAATGGCTTTAGTAACAGGACAGCCTGAAAGGAAGTTACAGGTCAGCAATGTTAATTACCTAATCGGAAACCACTGAACTAGAACCCAAAATCATGCGAGCCACAGAGGCGCAAGGCTAAAGTAACAGACTTTGATGCATTGCGCAAACCCAGTACCAATGCAGTCCCCCACAAGGATACGGACAACAAGTAAATCACATGGTTTAGGGGACAAAAgggagtgtgtgcatgggtggcAGCCCAGAAAATGGTCATGAACCCAGGACCACACCAGCTGTAAAGTCAAACATTGCCCAACACTAgagaattacatttaaatggcCACAAGGCATTATTTCAGTCCTCATGTGGTGTGTAGAAAGCACTTACCAATATGAGAGTCATACAGCCCACCAGACACCAGTCCCTGGCTGGTCCAGTACTCCCAGGCAGCAGCGGGGTATCCTCCATTGCACCTAGAGAAGCAACCATGTTAAGGTCTGTGAAatcgccttgttaatgaggttAGAGGACTAAACTGGTTCAAGCGGACAGGAAGGTGCAAGTAACAAATAACCAATAACCATgctttacaacagtgatatgcagaagagcacaacACATAAAACCATGAAACGGATGGACAAAAGCAGCATACCACATTGGTTTCCAGTCCCACCAACTAACAAGATAAGTCTCGAAATGCAATTCATTTGGCACGCAGAACGTAGCCTTCAACTCAATCCACAAATGACAGGATGCTGCATTTCAATTTTTATACATTCACTCTAAAGAATGCACAATCACTGTCACTGGTGTTATGTGCATCTTAAACATTAAAGGCTTGCACATCTAGGCAATCTGTGTGTGAACGTGACGTTTACAAAAATTAATTGCTAACGTATCATTTctaaagctgaaatggtaagcagagtttaataaatacatgttcACCACCAGGCAGATTGGTAGTTTATAATGTAAACCGCAATCTACAAGCTACAGTAGCTTGCAGATTGGGGGCCaagaatgcaaacactgcaGGGAATTGAAAGTTGTCTTTGGGATGGTAATGGTTTACAAAAACTAATGATTTGTCACATACCGAATGAGCGATCAGGGTAGGATAATAGTATACACTCAAACTATCATTTTAACCTGCATTTAGAGACTGACAAGTAGACTTCGCATGCAAGGGTAACATAATCAGGGCCATGGGAACATTAATTGGGGGTGCTGTAGTGGGAGGTACATTCTCACTGGAACTTGACCAATGCaacatgaatgaaaacaatgaagACAATGAAAATGCTTTACAACGAAGGGCTCATGTACCATGCATTGGTACTAGCAATGTGTCCGACTTCCTCTTTTACTCTGGCTTCAGTAGGCCTACTTGCTATAGCCTTCGTACTGGTGATGGGGGAGATTAATGATAAACTATGCAATTATCAAATCTTACTGCAAAAATGGCGAGCCCTTcctgacattacatttaaaggAGAGTGCTTTAAGGAAAACAAACAGTGACTAAACATGAATACAAACAGTGGTTTAGATCAAACGAGCAATAATATtagaattgtgtgtgtatatatgtatattacattacattattggcatttggcagacgctcttatccagagcgacgtacgacaaagtgcatacccagggacacacacacacacactttcttttttaaatgaacagtaAGCAAAGTCGGAATTAACATGATTGCTCAAGCAGCCTTCCGAAACCTGACCATACAATTAGGCAAAATAAATTTACCGCAATTCTTGCATGCCAAAATCTAATATCTACTAGACTGGACATGAACTAACCCATTAACTAACCTCGGCCTATAACTTACAacctcatttatttgtttgcaagCAGCAATTCGTTTAAAAGTTTCTTTTGTACACCAATTTAAGCTCACAAGACATCAGTCTGCAAGATTGACTGAAGCCAATTTCAGAACTTTAACATCTTCATTTTGTGGATAaacagcattattattatttatttattttttttccccgtaTGGGCAGTTCTTCAAGACGGCCTTTACAAATGGCTGCTTCATTTTGAGGAAGCCAATGCAAGAGCAGCACACAATCCAAACACCAGAGGACTGGGGACCTGGGAGGGACAAGGACACCTGCAGCATTGTAGAGGTCTATACATGACTAAAAGACAAAGCTCACCCCATGCCACAGTCAGAGCAGCAGGTCAGCAGGTCCTCAGCGGAGATCTCCACACTGACCTTACCGCTGCTGTGGACGCACAGGCGGTCAGAGATGGCCTCTGCTGCACCAAAAGCCTGCCCAAACAGTATCAAGTCAGCAACACAGCATGGGAAGGGGAACAAGCACTTAAGTCACTAATTACTTGGCTATGCCAAaggccccccacccccaccccaaacaatACAGTAAGGagccattacatttacattcaagTTAAGTTTCCTTAATATTCCTGTAGGACATTCATAAACACCCATCTAGTCTGCTCAATAGCATGCACATGGTTCTAGTAATAGGAAAGGAATGTAATTTATGGAAAGCCCATCATGAAGGACATTCAAAGTACAAGATTGCATTGTACCCAGCATACTTTTGCACCACAATCCTTCAAAAAGgagggtgaattcaggtaatttgggacactttTGTAAATACAGTTTGAGCCTAGCCTCTCCAGAACACTGCAAAGGCATGCGGTCAAGCTACAATATGCAATAGAGCAAGAGGACTGAACCCAGGTCCCCCAGGTCAGGCTCCCAGCCCCTAGCAGCAGGAGTTCAAGCCGTACCCAGCAGGAGCCGCAGGAGCCCTGGTCCCGGACCTCCTTGATGGTGGGGCAGTTGGGCCACTGCTCCCTCGGGTCAAAGTTATCAGGCAGATTGACATCTCCAGCATACTGAACCCTGGAGACAGTAAAGTTTCACATTAGCAAATTTGCAGTGCCAGTCCCAAGACAAGTTTGTgaaaccaataaaataaaactcattTTGCAGGGGGAGCAGGAGCCAGATTGTGACCATACAACCTCCACGCAAAATCAGCCAAAGACCACGACTGTCCAAAAGACACCATTCCCTTTTAACGTTAGATTAAAATGGCTCCAATCCTTAACATAAGCAATGCTAACACTACAAGTGCTGCACAAAGGGGAGACTCACATGACTGGGAGTGTGGGTCCCTTCAGCAGAGTCCCACATAGCCGCTTCACATAGCTGTAGTCAACATCATGGAAGTTGTGTCCAGCCTACAGGAAAGAAAGACCATGTGACAAAGTAAACATTACCAGAGGCCTGCAATAAGACGAGGGTCAATGACAAACTCAGGGCTGGATAAGAGATTAAGCTTAATCATGGACTAAATGCATCTTTGTATGGAGAACCTCCAATTGAATTTAGTCAAGGAgcagggatgtgacaaatccgTACCGTGCAACTGATACTGCTTACGATTGCTAGGGGtcgtatatacattttatttatttaaactgcagcactgacaaacacaattgcattttcaaactttattttgcgCCTTCTTAGTTCAATTTAAATAACATTGTCAGCCCAATTGCTGTAACGGAGGTTGCACTACACTAGGTACTAGGGGTGTGTATTGGCATGAAGCTGGCGATACGATACGTATCCCGATATAGGGGTGACGATACAATATTGCGATATATTGCGATACTGTAGGCAAGGCGATATTGCGATTTTCCATCCCTATTTTCCATCAGAAAAAATCTGGCCTACTTTCAGAAAAATCCATAGCATAAAACACAGTGatgcaaaaacaaactgaatgcTGCGGGAGCCGGTTTGATTTGCTGAGCTTCAGCCATAGCATAGTTTCAGCAACCAAATGGCGAAACGCATGAGTTTCAAACAGTCACGACGAGGCCTGTGCGCTCGCGAGATCTTAAAAAAGCATAGTCTAATGGCTAACCGAAATGCCATCAGTAGCGGCCACATTAAATattatgaaattttttttttttttttttttaattaataaaatatcgaTATTGCACTTTAGAGGATCGATTTAAAATCACGGCACGAAGTATCGCGATATTGAGGTGAATTGATTTTTTCTAACACCCCTACTAGGTACATGTAAAACTAATTTGGCAGTCTGGTTAAATCCCTGCATCTTACAGCATGTCCAGGCATGTTGGTCATCATGAGTCTTAATGACTCGATTGGCATTAAATGCGCAAATCTGCTGCAGTTGAAAACTTTGTTAgacagggttgtgcactcaattCCATGGTCATGCGAGATTTGCCTGAATCAGAACACCGATTCCATTTTACCATAGGTGATTGATCTACAGATTTTTTTATGCCAAGACAGGAGaaacaatttcatatttgtatgcaacTGTAAACTTtaccaatgcatttgattttatat includes these proteins:
- the LOC133128135 gene encoding cathepsin B-like, with protein sequence MCRFALLCMLSALSVSWARPRLSPLSHEMVNYINKINTTWTAGHNFHDVDYSYVKRLCGTLLKGPTLPVMVQYAGDVNLPDNFDPREQWPNCPTIKEVRDQGSCGSCWAFGAAEAISDRLCVHSSGKVSVEISAEDLLTCCSDCGMGCNGGYPAAAWEYWTSQGLVSGGLYDSHIGCRPYSIAPCEHHVNGTRPPCTGEGGDTPKCVPQCEDGYTPSYKQDKHYGKRSYRVPSEQRQIMAELYKNGPAEAAFTVYDDFLLYKTGVYQHVTGSPLGGHAIKILGWGEENGTPYWLATNSWNTDWGDNGFFKILRGEDHCGIESEIVAGIPKN